The genomic segment TGTTGCAGCAAGTTCTCAGAACGGGATGTTAAATCACTGCAAAAAGACCAGCTGACTCAATGGACACTCCATTTTTGCACGAATTTGATCCAGTTTGAGCGGTACCACATGGTACCGCCGGCCGCAATTGACCCCATAGCCATAGTTTGGATACCactgatttaaccctttcatgcaccctgtaacctgataacatgataagctttccacggtagtaaccgctgtccctgaaagggttaaactacaAAAAGTGAGATGgtcattttatgatttttacATATCACAGGTGGGTCTGAAACATCTGCAATTAGATCAGTGTACTATGTAAAATGGACAAATATACTTCTCTGAGTGACAAtttagtcttttgatttattttattttttacacagcTCTTGTAACGGATCTCATGAGATCATGTAAAAGTTGACAAAACAGACAGTAGTTCTTCCAGGAGAGAGGGTCTCTAAAAGTGTCCATGGTGTCTCCCATTTTATATATAACATGAGGCTGAACACACAACTGTCAGCACAAAAGAGGATCGTTACGTACGTCCTGTACGCAAACGGATTCGCATCCGTAGTTAACAGCTCGCAGTCTTGATTAATCAAGCAAGGAACACAAGGCCGACCGTCTGTCACTTATCCTTGCTTGACCGAACGTCGGATGGCGGCACCGTCAACTGCTTCATCTGCAACGTCAGCAAGTTTTTACGGTGATTCTTCACCAGGTTGCCGCCCGCGAAGCCCAGGGCCCCGCCCCCAACGGCTGCTGCTCCCGCGGTTTTCAGTCCAATCAGCAGGCCGAGCGGGCCGGCTAACGCTCCGCCGATGAGTGCTCCAGCCAAAGGCAGGATGGCCAACTTGTATCCCACCGCCTGAACACACACGGAAAAATCACCGTTAAATTCAATCACATCTGGATTAATAAAGTTTTCAGGATTTGAATCACGTCAGTGTGTGATAGTCAACAGTTTTATTCCTGCAACTTCCGTGATTCTGGCTATAATTTCCAGTTATTTTCTACTTATTTCTATTGATTCAACTCATCATATCAACTAATATTGATCATATCAACTAATGGAGTAATTTGACTCAAGTCAAGGACGTTCTTTAAGTAATGACTTGTGAAACAGTATTTTAATGATTTAAAGAGTACCCAAGTACAGAGTGACTGGGGAGGAAgatcagattttaaaaatatgggaTGAATGTCAAATCAGGAAATAGAACTGCAAATTCAAATACCGGTACTTGGATCCATCAGTTTCATTAAACAACAATGTGAGATCTCCCACCATATCTTTATCTTAGGTGCTCTGGACAGTGTATACGGTTTATTTTTTCTACTTTGGAAAGTATGTCGCTGACAAGTACAAGTCATCCAAAAAGTTACTCGAGTGAATGTGACAGAGCAACTGTAGCTCCTTACATCCCACCTCTCGCAAGACATAGTTATCATGGAGaaatattacaaataataaACGGAACAACCTTTAATTTTGCCAATTTGTAAATTCTGAGTTTGGATGCGTGTATGCAAGTTATCACATAAGCCCAAATCGAAAATGCATACACAAagcagcttgtgtgtgtgtgtgtgtgtgtgtgtgtgtgcgcatgcaatGTCGTTTGCCCCGATGACAGATAACAAGATGTTTCAACGCGTTAAAACATCTGACGCCGCTCTCATTTGTGTTATCTCCACACACCTTGTGTTGTCCAATCGGGACTCCGTTACCTTTCCAGCTAGCGTGGCATCATGCAAACGGTGTTAGCATTGAGTCGAGTCGACAGCTTCTTTCACACAGAGACCCCACAAGTGTGAGCTAACAGATGACTTGTTGATTTTGATCTCAGTTTCATCTCGTGGATGGGCATTGAATCATTCTGCCTATGCATTTGCATACTTGCAACCTCCAAGTTTAGAAGTTGTGAGGTCTGACTTGAGTATATAGCACACATTGCCAAAGAGTCATTGATTATCATAACATAAACAGTCGGGGTTTCATGACATAAATTGCACACATTCAGGACATTACACTCATAGTCAAGCAGGAAAAAATCTAATAGGAATGTGTTCCTGACGCCTGTACACCGGTGATCGACTGCTCGTTCATTCAAACCATTTCTAAGAAGCTCAACAATCTCCCAATTCTAAACGTTGCTTCTGCTTACATTCTGATTGTGTTTCTCATGAAATTGAGAGCACAGTGGTTTGGAATAGAAAAAAATTAGGGAATGATGGGCAAACTTTGCCAGCGTGTTAAATGCCATCCTGGCACCCAAAAACACTTAAATGAATTTCACTGTCAGAACCACGGTGGTGTGGGAGCGGGTACGTGTCAGCGAGTGTTGAGCGGCTCCAACACGTGATTCACGCCGGCCACGGCGGGCCAAACTTTCGACATTTCGAGCGCGTCATATGTGTGAAGGCCAATGAGGAACACTCAGCTCACTGAGTGCGTGCGCTCAAATGGCAATGAAAACACGGAGCGGTTATTCAGAGCTCGTCTTGATGCTCCACACACGCAGATAACCTCTCCATCCCTCTCCTCTCTCAATTTCCTTAATTGTGGCTTTCCTCCGTTTTCAAGCGGATCAATAGGGACAAACGCGGTTGGAATAGCTGCGAGGCAAAGTGCCATCGATctccgcacgcacacacacacgcacacaggcgaacacatgtgtgtgtgtgcgtgtgtgtatgcgtgttgaCACATTAACACAGCATACACACCTTCCCCAGGCTCTTGGACCCCTCCTCCACATTGGCAGCGGCCGTGTTGACGTTGTCCTCAATGCTGTCAATCTTCTCCTGCTGGGACTGAAACGCACGGGTTAGACAcaagcgtgcgcacacacacacacacctgcgtgtgcgcgcacacaaacacacacacacgaatataTACACAAGTTCTGCTACCACGAGACAACAGGAtagagattattattatttaatattattGTGAGGTTATCGTGATAAGGATGAGCGTGATTAGACGTATACTACAAGGATCACATTTGtttgggttgtgtgtgtgtgtgtgtgtgtgtgtgtgtgtgtgtgtgtgtgtgtgtgtgtctcatgaAATATTCAGAGTGGCAGCTGTCTCTCTCCCTATGAGGGCCACATGGACACAGTGACCAAACAACAAGGAGCCCGCTTTCCATCGCCTCCACCTCCAAACAGCATCaccactttccattcataacaCTTCACTTGCACAATAACAGGTAAAAGCTTTCTTCCCTTTTATTTGAGCGTGAGCACTGAATGATTCTTACTGAATATTTGAATTAGTTCCTTTCCAGTATTAAGAGGTGTATAAAAACAAGaaatcccccaaaatgtgactttttttccctttaaaaatactttattctcataatatATGATTTTATCATTCAGGGCTCTAGACTGAGACCAAATTGGGTGCCCAGggacccaattttttttcatgctacaCGCTGCTCTTTTTTGTTTATTGGTGTGGCCCTAATACCGTTTTCAGGTGCCCTTTACGATTCGGTTGGCAACGaccaatttttgaaaaaaatttcatACCGCTTTTCATATGAtcacctttatttttattttttggtacaAACCCTCTGACTtagccattcatttcaaggGATGGTTGTGCGTTCATCCTAAATAATTTGTAAGTCTTGGGTTTGGACGGCAAGGCATATCCCACAATGCACGTTTCTATGAGCAAATCAAGGAAATTACACTCCGGGAGTCTCCTCGAAAACACTCTGGCATTGTCAGCAAACACATCCTGTCAAAAGTCAGACCTTCAAAATGAAAGAATTCTGTATTATTACATCCCACACACTTTGCTTGGCTCCCATGGCAGGTGGTTTACTTAGcagtcaataaataaacattgctTTGACTGCGACTGCTAAATCAGACACCATGGTGGCAGAGGAAGCCTTTCGGTGTTTATTCTCGTTttctctagtttttttttttttgtgatgacatTCTCACCTCATTTTCTTCATTGTTTCAATTAATTATAGTTGGTGTTTTCACTGCACAGGAAATTCATTGAATtagaaatatatattaaatgtgTCTAATCATCAAAATgcccccaaaataataataaccacgATTCTTAAAATGATCAGTCTGAAATCATAAGCCTGAAATTGTACGGGAATGTCTTTCAAGCGAGGCAAATATGAGAAGGGCTTCAGcaattaaagaaataaaaaggacaGAACAATTAGGAGGTCAGATAAACCTCTGTGTGAACTCAATTACTTGCAAGGTAGGTCATGAAATGTAACTTGCACATCCGTTCATGCAGGCTGGAACCCAATTGGacatggaaaaataataataattggataACAAGAAATTAAAGCCTGTtcagttgttttcttttcatttcttccCTTGGTTGTACCTCACCACATCAATAGCTTTTTGAGTTTTAGAATATATTGAGCTGTGGaaatgtggtttttttccccaaagaaaaacattatTGTCATATGAAAtgtcagacaatggatggaggAACCAGCACAAAACAGCACATCCGGGACACGCACAGTAAATCCATGGTGGTTGTGTACGAGAATATGACTCCCGCAGGGCCCCCACCCTCTCTCAACCCGAGATGCCAAAACAACATGTCGATGCTCTTTCTGTCCTCCTCTCGCCTGTTTTGAGCCATCACTACATCTTCATTCTCCCTCCCTGCCACAATTAATCTACCCTGCCTCCATCCCCGAGGATCGGGCCGATAATCTGAGCCGTCTGTTCACCACCTGCTCCGATGCATCCCCATGTTGCCCGCCTCCCCGCCCGTGGACATTTCCTTCCACCTCCAAATCCTCCATCTCCCCATTGACTGCTGCTCAAGCTTTCCCGCCCCTCTGCTGAGGGGTCCCCCCCAGGGTCACCCGCAGTTGTCCTTAAACTGATCCGTGCTCTCAAAGGAGCCCCATCAGCGAGGCAAACAGAGCGAGGCGGAAAGAGATGCACACGGGCTCTACATGTGAAAGCCAATTGTTGTTCATACTTACATGGACAAGCACAGAGAAGCTAGAGACCAAACCACTCAGCTGCCTCAGGTCCTGAAAGGGGAAAAGTAAACTTAAGAGTTCTATGCTTACTAGATTGCAATGTTCActtgaatttgattaattgttgaGCCATGCTCAGGGGGTCTGGAATGTCTCCTTGCAATGAACCGGCATTCACTGTATTAATGTAGGCAACTTTAAGGATTGGTCTTGGTCCCTCACCCtgcaaatgtatatttttgaaatatatGTAAGCACGGGCGTCGGTACCTCTTCCAGGTTATCCCAAGACTCGGCAGCACTCTCTTCCACAGGTATCTCTGGCAGCTGGGTGTGGATTTGCCAGCCAGAAACGGACTCCTCGTCCATGTCGTCACCAGCATGTTGAGTGCTGGGCCCCCGACCGGATGGCAGAGCAAAGTCAGGTGGTGGCAAAGGCGTGACCTGAAGGGCAGCGTTGGAGTGTAACTGCAGGAAGTCTCGCGTGGCGGCCGACGCCCGGTCCTTGACCGGCTTGACGAGCTTCTCCAGAGCTGCCGCATCTTCTGCTTGGACGCGGCCGCACAGCTTTTCCATCTCTCTGATGTTGGCTCGCagttgctgcaaaaaaaaatggaaaacaagaTGATTGGCTTTCTGAGGTTTGTGAGACGTAATACAAGATTAAATTTAtgtttaatttatgtttttattgatgCATTTATGTTCGTCTTTTGAGTTATATTTGTCCAAAAGATTTCTGCAGACTTTATGGGGTGCTTGACTTCAGAGGGTCCACGATATCTGCACAGTTACCTTTCCGTCTGTCTATCCAGTACACTTAACACAGAGTGCACAAACCCACGAGTCAGGATTAACACCATAAAGACACAGGAAAGCACTCTGTGTCCATCCCCGGGGCTTGGAGTGTGGTGGTGAGAGGATTGGTGGCTGCCTATTGGCTTCCAAGTAACAGCATCCTTCTGGGAATTTCGCACCCATCATGTGCTGACACACAtccaca from the Hippocampus zosterae strain Florida chromosome 5, ASM2543408v3, whole genome shotgun sequence genome contains:
- the stx17 gene encoding syntaxin-17 — translated: MAEGRTKLTLRRLEAPIHKFIKVALPTDLERLQKHHNNILKYQQSQQWGRLHQEHINASRTVQQLRANIREMEKLCGRVQAEDAAALEKLVKPVKDRASAATRDFLQLHSNAALQVTPLPPPDFALPSGRGPSTQHAGDDMDEESVSGWQIHTQLPEIPVEESAAESWDNLEEDLRQLSGLVSSFSVLVHSQQEKIDSIEDNVNTAAANVEEGSKSLGKAVGYKLAILPLAGALIGGALAGPLGLLIGLKTAGAAAVGGGALGFAGGNLVKNHRKNLLTLQMKQLTVPPSDVRSSKDK